One Candidatus Atribacteria bacterium genomic window carries:
- a CDS encoding TAXI family TRAP transporter solute-binding subunit yields MKGGEKMSIRFKIKACSLIIVVLLVSIFSISVFSAQQYDLLVMSSVIGGIGFQYSSGVARVLGVVLPDARVTMEATSGYIDNAKRLYAGFGDLGIVSHDTAREVYLNEGAFGGKGTSLLTIAPIHILYWNLVVNEDSPIKTIWDLEGKRVNLQPKGSSAESTAAKLFEALKINIIPSYYRHTEAAEGMRTGAIDSHWQGGSNPTWMEYSVRKPVRVIEFSDEDVAKIRKELPFLSKVSFPAGDYYEGSGNVQVVGTWALLMCRENLEEDVVYEITKGMYEHKDLMLAAHPGAADMGLDKVLDCTVPYHPGAIKYYQENGVQIPSELIP; encoded by the coding sequence ATGAAAGGAGGTGAAAAAATGTCTATCAGATTTAAAATAAAGGCCTGTTCTTTAATAATAGTGGTTTTACTGGTCAGTATTTTTTCTATTTCTGTCTTTTCTGCTCAGCAATATGATTTGTTAGTGATGTCTTCGGTTATAGGTGGAATTGGTTTTCAGTATTCTTCAGGCGTAGCAAGGGTTTTAGGTGTAGTATTGCCGGATGCCAGGGTAACCATGGAAGCAACTTCAGGTTATATCGATAATGCTAAAAGATTATATGCAGGTTTTGGAGACTTGGGTATCGTATCTCATGATACAGCTCGAGAAGTTTATTTGAATGAAGGTGCTTTTGGAGGAAAAGGAACTTCTCTGCTAACGATAGCTCCAATACACATCCTATACTGGAATCTGGTTGTCAATGAAGATAGTCCAATTAAAACAATTTGGGATCTGGAAGGTAAGAGAGTCAATCTTCAACCAAAGGGTTCTTCTGCCGAATCAACTGCTGCAAAATTATTTGAAGCATTAAAAATAAATATTATACCATCTTACTACCGTCATACTGAAGCGGCTGAAGGTATGAGAACGGGAGCCATTGATTCTCATTGGCAGGGAGGTTCCAATCCTACCTGGATGGAATATTCTGTGAGGAAACCGGTTCGAGTGATTGAATTTAGTGATGAAGATGTTGCTAAAATTCGTAAAGAATTGCCTTTTTTGAGTAAAGTAAGTTTCCCTGCAGGTGATTATTATGAAGGTTCGGGCAATGTTCAGGTGGTAGGAACATGGGCATTATTAATGTGCCGAGAAAATTTGGAAGAAGATGTTGTTTATGAGATTACCAAGGGAATGTATGAACACAAAGATCTTATGTTAGCGGCTCATCCCGGCGCTGCAGATATGGGTCTGGATAAAGTCTTAGATTGTACCGTCCCTTATCATCCAGGCGCAATTAAGTATTATCAAGAAAATGGCGTTCAAATACCATCAGAATTAATTCCATAA
- a CDS encoding TRAP transporter permease encodes MTKDNEKDKNIDKISLSFSKYIQLMAILMSVFHLYTAATIPFDVFVQRSVHLMFVFSMIFLLHPWRKKKISWIDIIFTVLGVLSCIYIFVNYVSISMQGGLSIGIQYLFGIIAVLLILEACRRAIGLALPILAIVFILYARFGAYIPGIWGHRGLSIERIFGFLYLTSDGIWSIPLGVSATTVVMFVIFGQFLNEAGVGKFFMEFSQAIAGKMVGGRAQVAVISSALFGTISGSSTANVATTGSFTIPLMKSSGYKPEFAGAVEAVASTGGQIMPPVMGAGAFIMAEMLGMKYFSICKAAAIPAILYFTSVFLCVRFRSLLMGFKKEKSSIQLKRVLFKNGYLILPLMVIIYYIVQGFSPMRAAFYGVIATIIVSLFNREVRKNPKIFFKALEYGAKNTVGVAIACACAGIVLGIVSMTGLGIKMNTVILAMSGGNIVYALLLAMLGSIILGMGLPTAVAYIIAAIVACPALIELGIAPLAAHMFVFYFAILGTITPPVCLSVYVASGIAQSNWLKTAYYAMMMALPGFIIPYVFVNDYSILMIGTTSHILRTSVTALIGIFALAIATMGYFLIRVNFLERIFMMIAGILLIFPDFKISILGIIIVVFVYLYQRYRRKGEEKQFLEAKA; translated from the coding sequence ATGACAAAAGACAATGAAAAGGATAAAAATATTGATAAGATAAGTTTATCATTCAGTAAATATATTCAGTTAATGGCTATTTTAATGTCTGTTTTTCATCTGTACACTGCCGCTACCATACCTTTTGATGTGTTTGTTCAGAGATCTGTCCACTTAATGTTTGTTTTTTCAATGATATTTTTATTACACCCCTGGCGCAAGAAAAAAATTAGCTGGATTGATATTATTTTTACTGTTTTAGGTGTGTTAAGTTGTATCTATATATTTGTAAATTATGTCAGTATCTCGATGCAAGGTGGTTTATCTATTGGTATTCAATATTTATTCGGCATTATTGCAGTTTTATTGATTTTGGAAGCCTGTCGCAGAGCTATAGGTCTGGCACTGCCAATTTTAGCCATTGTGTTTATATTATATGCTCGATTTGGTGCTTACATCCCTGGTATATGGGGGCATCGGGGTTTAAGTATAGAAAGAATATTCGGATTTTTATATCTTACTTCCGATGGTATCTGGAGTATACCTTTAGGAGTGTCTGCAACTACAGTGGTAATGTTTGTTATTTTTGGACAATTTTTAAATGAGGCTGGAGTAGGTAAATTTTTTATGGAATTTTCACAGGCTATTGCGGGTAAGATGGTTGGAGGACGTGCACAGGTTGCCGTTATCAGCAGTGCTTTATTTGGGACAATAAGTGGAAGTTCAACTGCGAATGTAGCGACAACCGGTTCATTTACCATTCCTCTTATGAAAAGTTCAGGGTATAAACCGGAATTTGCCGGTGCGGTAGAAGCTGTGGCTTCAACGGGGGGACAAATTATGCCGCCGGTGATGGGTGCCGGTGCTTTTATTATGGCTGAAATGCTGGGAATGAAGTATTTTTCAATCTGTAAAGCAGCTGCCATCCCGGCTATTCTCTACTTCACGAGCGTTTTTTTATGTGTTCGATTCCGTTCACTATTAATGGGATTCAAAAAGGAAAAATCATCTATTCAATTGAAAAGGGTATTATTTAAAAATGGTTATCTGATATTGCCTCTTATGGTCATTATATATTACATTGTCCAGGGATTTTCACCAATGAGAGCCGCTTTCTATGGTGTTATCGCAACAATCATTGTTAGTCTATTTAACCGGGAGGTTAGAAAAAATCCCAAGATATTTTTTAAAGCACTGGAATATGGAGCAAAAAATACAGTGGGGGTGGCTATTGCCTGTGCCTGTGCAGGAATTGTGTTAGGTATTGTCTCTATGACTGGTTTAGGGATAAAAATGAATACAGTGATTTTAGCAATGAGTGGTGGCAATATTGTTTATGCTTTATTATTAGCCATGCTCGGCAGTATTATTCTTGGTATGGGTCTTCCCACGGCAGTTGCTTATATTATTGCTGCGATTGTCGCCTGTCCGGCTTTAATTGAATTGGGTATAGCTCCATTAGCAGCTCATATGTTTGTTTTTTATTTTGCTATTTTAGGGACAATTACTCCACCAGTCTGTTTGTCTGTCTATGTAGCTTCGGGAATAGCCCAATCTAACTGGCTAAAGACTGCTTATTATGCCATGATGATGGCTTTGCCGGGATTTATTATCCCCTATGTATTTGTGAATGATTATTCAATTCTCATGATAGGAACAACATCTCATATTTTAAGAACATCAGTTACTGCTCTAATTGGTATATTCGCATTAGCTATCGCTACGATGGGTTATTTTCTAATCCGGGTTAATTTCCTGGAAAGAATCTTTATGATGATTGCTGGTATTCTTCTAATCTTTCCTGATTTTAAGATAAGTATATTAGGTATTATTATAGTTGTTTTTGTTTACCTCTATCAAAGGTATAGAAGAAAAGGTGAAGAAAAACAGTTTTTAGAGGCAAAAGCATAG